The nucleotide sequence TGAAGACGCCGCCGTCCCGCGACGAACTGGTGCGCATGATCGCGGACGCCGGCATCGATGTGCGCACGGCCGTGCGCAAGCGTGAACCGCTGTACGCCGAACTGGGACTCGACGACGCGACCGATGACCAGCTGCTCGACGCCATGGCCGAAAATCCCATCCTGATCGAACGTCCGTTTGTGGTGACGGCGAAGGGAACTCGGCTGGCGCGGCCGATCGATGCGGTCCGCGAGATTTTGTGAGAGCTGCTGTTTTCGGTGCGGCCGCCGCCGTGTTGGTGGTGTCGGCCTGCGCGCCGAAACCCCCGGACTTCCAGTCGGTCTTGCCGACGACGGCGTCCGGCGCCACGACGACGACGGCCAAGCCGGTCCCGTTCGCCAAGTACCTCGAAGGTATCGGGGTGTCCGGGGTGCCGGTGGCGCCGAACACCCTGACCGACCTGACGGTGTCGATGCCGACACCACCGGGCTGGAAGCCGTACAGCAATCCGAAGCTGCCCAAGACCACCGAGGTGATCTCTAAGGGCAGCAGGTATCCGGCCGCCATGCTGGAGGTGTTCGCGCTGCGGGGCGCCGATTTCAACGCCGCCGACGCGATTCAGCACGCCAACGCCGACGCCCAGCTGGTCTCGAACTTCACCCAGCTCGACGCGTCGACCGCTGACTTCAACGGATTTCCCTCGTCGATGCTGCAGGGCAGCTACGACCAGGACGACATGCGGATGCACAGCTATAACCGGATCGTGATCGCCACCGGCTCGCCGCCCGGCAAGCAGCGGTACCTGGTTCAGCTGACCATCACCAGCCTGGCCAAGGAGGCGGTCGCGCAGTCCTCCGATATCGAGGCGATCATCCGTGGGTTCACCGTGGCCGCCAAATAGCGCGACAGCTCACTAGCGGCGGCCCGCTTCCTGGACGAGTTGGACCCGGGAGGTGACGCCAAGCTTGGCGTAGACGTGGGTGAGGTGGGTCTGGACGGTGCGCGGGGAGATGAACAGTCGTGCGCCGATGTCCTTGTTGCTTAATCCCTCCCGGACCAGGCGGACGACGTCCAGCTCGGTAGGTGTCAGCGACTCCCAGCCACTGGCCGGGCGTCCCCGGGTCCCGCGACCGCGCTGAGCGTAACTGATTGCCTCACCGGTGGATAGCGCGTTGCCTTCCGACCATGCGCCATCAAAGTCGTGTTGCTCCAACGCTTCTCGTACCTTCGACAGCGCTGAGTCGTAGGACGCTTGAAAAGCCTTGAATCGAATTTCGCCGTGCCGCTGCCGCATGCCTTCGGCCGCACCGAACAGCCGGGCGGCATGCTCGGGATTGGAGTCGGCGACCAACGCGGCGAGGCGTTCGAGTGCATCGGGCAAATGCAGGTATCCGCCTGTGCGGTCGGCAATTTCGAGAGCGTCGTGCAGGTCGCGTTCGGCCTGCTGCGACTCACCCTGGGCGACCGCGACGCCGGCCCGTGCGGTCAGCGCCGTCACCTGGTGACTCCCCGGAACCGCCGCAACGGTGTCGTCTGCCCAGCGGCGGGCGGTGACCAGATCGCCGCAGCCCATGGTCGCTTCCGCCATGGGCACAAAGCTCCTCACAAACAGTTCCTTGAGCGGAGAGGTGCATCCCCAGGCCGCATCGCAGGCCTGTTTGGCCGCCGTGATGTTGCCGCTTGCCAGCTCGGCGATGGCCAGGGCCAGGTAGGCGGTGTCCTCGTGGAAGCCGCCCATGGCGGCACCGTTTTCGAGGGCCGCCTGCGCTGCGGCGCGGCCTGCCGTTGCGTCGCCGGTGAACGTCAGCGCCTGCGCCAGCGTCATGAGACCAAAGGTTTCCATCGGGAGGTCTTGTGCCGCGCGCGCCTCCTCAACCAGCTCACGAGATACCCGCAGCGCCTCGGCCAGCTTGCCCTGCAACACGAGCGCCCCGCCCAGGAACACCCGGCTGTACCGAGACATGAAGCTGTCGCCAAGTTCGTTGGCGAGGGCACGTCCCTCCTCGCCGGCCGCCTGCGCAGCGATCGGATCGCCGACGACGTTGCCGACGAAGCATTGGTAGGCGCGCAGATGGTAAAGCGCGGCGAGGTCGTCCGCCGCGCGGGCCAGCTCGGCCGCCTCGGCGAAATATGGCTCAGCCAACTCGGCGTAGTTCATCGCCAACACGGCGCACGTCAAGAGGATGTGTACGACGAGTCTCTGATCGTCGCGTTGACGCGCCGCGCCCAGGGCTTCTTGCGCTCGCGGCAAGTTGTTCGGGGTCGAGAACCAGACCGCCAGCAGCTCGGCGTCGGCGACCGCCCGTACCCAGACGTCGGTAGCGACATCGACGTCGCGGTATCGGTCGTCGCTGAAGACCGCGTCGAACCCGGCCACGCCTTCACGGAATCGCCCACGCGTCACCCACAGGCGCTGCAGCGACGACACCAGACGCAACGCCGGATCAAAGTCGCCGGCATCGCAACTCCATGCATGCGCCGCCCGCAAGTTGTCCATCTCGAGCTCGGCCCACGGAACCAACGGTGTTCCGTCGCCACGGATTCGCGCGGCCAGCTCCGTAGCTACTCCGGTGTAGTGATCGCGATGCCGCGTCCGCACCGCCTCGGCTTCGCCCGACTCGGCAAGTTTTTCCAGACCGTACTGGCGGACGGTCTCCAGCATGCGGTATCGCATGACGTTCTGGATCTCCTCGGCGACGACCAGCGATTTGTCTACGAGCAGTCCGAGCAGATCGATCAGCTGAAAGTGCTCCACGTCGGCATCGGCCCCAACCGCGTGCGCGGCGTCGAGGTCGAATCCGCCCATGAAGACCGCCAGGCGGCGAAACAGAATGCGTTCGGGATCGGTGAGCATTCCGTGCGACCAGTCGATGGAAGCGCGCAGCGTCTGCTGGCGGCGAACCGCGGTGCGTGCGCCGCCGGCGAGCAGGCGGAAGCTGTGATGGAGGCCGTCGACCATCTGGGTCAGTGACAGCGTGCGGGTTCGCGCGGCCGCCAGCTCGATCGCCAGAGGCATGCCGTCCAGGCGCCGGCAAATTTCGGCGATTACCGACGAATTGTCTGCCTTGAGGGCAAAATCTGGCCTGGTTCGACGGGCGCGGTCGATGAACAATGCAACGGCCTCGTCGTCCACCGACAGCGACGGCACCCTCCAGGTCAGCTCGCCGACGACGCCGATCGGCTCGCGGCTGGTCGCCAAGATCGTGACATCGTGGCCGGCATCAAGCAGGGCCACCACCAGATCCGCGCAGGCATCCAGCAGATGCTCGCAATTGTCGAGTATCAGCAACATCTTGAGGTCCCGGACAAACCTGCACACCGTCTCCATGGTGGAGCGGCCCGGCTGGTCGGCCAGACCCAGCGTGCGCGCCAGGACGACCGGCACGACAAGCGGATTGGTGACCGGCGCGAGATCAATAAACCAGACGCCGCCGGTGAATTCGGTTGCCACTCCGGCGGCGACCTGCACCGCCAACCGCGTCTTGCCGACGCCGCCCGCGCCGGTCAAGGTCACCAGTCTGTTCTCTTTCAGAAGCTGCCTGACGTCGACGATCTGTGAAGCACGGCCCACGAAGTTGGTCAACTGGATCGGAAGATGACCATTGCCAGCATCATTCGTGGTGCGCAGCGGCGGGAAGTCGTTACGAATGTCCGAATGGCACAGCTGCAGAACACGTTCCGGGCGCGGAAGATCGCGCAGGGCATGCGTCCCGAGGTCGGCAAGCCAGGCGCCATCGGGCAGGTGGTCGGCGACCATCGCCTCGGCCGCACCCGACAACACGGTCTGGCCGCCGTGCGCCAGATCGCGCAGCCGCGCGGCGCGGTTGATCGTCGGGCCCGCGTAGTTGGACTCGTCGCGTAGCTGAATCTCGCCGGTGTGGATCCCGATGCGCAGCCTGATCGGGGTCAGCGGCGCCCGCTGCAGCGTCAGCGCGCACGCCACCGCGTCCGACGCGCGCGCGAAGGCGGCCACGAAGCTGTCGCCCTCGCCCTGCTCGAGCGGGCGCACCCCATCATGCGCGGTCACCACCTCAGCCACCGTCCGGTTCAGCAGGGCCAGCGCTGCCGTCATCGTCTCGGGCTGGGTCTCCCACAGCCGCGTCGAACCCTCGACATCGGCCAGCAGCAACGTCACCGTCCCCGTCGGCAGCAACTCGCTCAAGCCCAACTCGCTCCAGTTCAGCGCCGGTAACTCCGCAGATTGGCTCATGGTAGCCAGCATCGCGTCCGGCAACGGGCAAAACATCCGCACAACCGCGCAGATCCACCCGACTGCGGCGCGCGGATTTACGCGACCCGCCGCGTAGATCTACGCGCTGCGGCGGATGGTCTGCCGGCCTTCGACCCGGATCTTTGACTGCATGACAATCAACACCGTTCTCGCCCCGAGCGTCTTCGACGCCGGTCTGCCCACCTTCCGCTACGACCACCTCACCGATCCCGACGAGGCGCTGCGCGTCATCGCCGACACCCGGGCACAGTCCCCGATCGCCATCGGCCCCTACGGACCCGAGGTGTTGACCTACGAGCTGGTCCGCACCGTGCTGCGCGACGACCGCTTCGTCACCGCCGACGGGCTCGGGCTCGACGTGCAGGGCGTCACCTCGGGTCCGCTGTGGGATCGGGCGGTCAGCAACATCCTGAGCCTGGACGGCGCGGCGCATCACCGGCTGCGCCGCCTGGTGTCCAAGGCGTTCGCGCGGCGGGGCGCCGAGCGGATGCGCACGCTTGCCGCCGACATCGTCAATGGGCTGGTCGACGCGGTCGCCGCGACGGGACGCTGCGACGTGGTCACCGACATCGCCCGTCAATACCCCACGCCCGTCATCTGCGCGCTGCTGGGCGCGCCGCCGCGGGACTGGCAGCAGATCTCCGAGTGGGTGGACGACATCAAGAAGCTCTTCGAGTTGAACATCGCCGAGGACGGCGCGGCGATCCTGGCCGCGTGGGACCAGCTCGACGCCTACCTCGAGGAGCTGATCGACCGCAGGCGCGCGTCGCTGACCGACGACCTGATCTCCGACCTCATCCGCTGCGAAGAAGCCGGCGACCGGCTGACCCATGACGAACTGCTCATGCTCACCGCCACCCTGCTCGGCGCCGGCACCGACACCACCCGCAACCAGCTCGCCGCCGCGGTCCAAGTGTTGTGCGCCCACCCGGACCAATGGGACTTGGTTGCCCTTAAGCCCGAATTGGCGCCCGATGCGGTCCATGAGTTAATGCGTTACCGCCCAATCATTTTCGGCACGCTGCGACGTGCCGCCGAGGACGTCGAACTGGCCGGGGTCCGCATCCCGGCCGGCACGCTGGTGGCCGCCAACACCGCGTCGGCCAACCGCGACCCCGCCGTCTACGACGACCCGGAGCGTCTCGACATCACCCGACAAGATCCGCCGGCCATCCTTAATTTCGGTGGCGGCGTGCACTACTGCCTGGGTGCGCATCTGGCGCGGCTGGAGCTGACCGAGGCGCTGCGGGTGATCACCGCCCGCATGCCCAAGCCCCGCCAGACCGGGCCCAGCCCATGGAAGGGCATGGCCGGAATCACCGGACCGCTCAGCGTGCCCCTGGAGTTCGACCCCGGACACTGACCAGGACCTGCAGGGCGCACCGAGACTGCGCTCAACGCGCCCAAATGCGGCGAATGTGACGCTGGACGCAGTCTCGATGCGCGCCGCGGAGCCTGGATTTCCGCTCTGAGGTGCACATCCGCTACCCTGGCTAGGCGTCACGGCGAGGGTGGCTGGCCAACACCAGCACACCGTTATCGACGGAGACCGGCAAGCTTGTCGCGATCCTGGCCGTGCTGGAAACCACACAGGAGCGACATCATGGCTAAATCCGCAGTCAACCAGCTGACCGTCTCGGTCCGTGCCCAGACCGGCAAGGGCGCGTCCCGCCGCGCCCGCCGCGAGGGCAAGATCCCCGCCGTCCTCTACGGCCACGGCGCAGACCCGCAGCACCTGGAACTGCCCGGACACGACTACGCCGCGGTGCTGCGCCACTCGGGCACCAACGCGGTGCTCACCCTGGACATCGCCGGCAAGGAACAGCTGGCGCTGACCAAATCGCTCGACATCCACCCGGTCCGCCGCAACATCGTGCACGCCGACCTCGTGGTCGTGCGCCGCGGCGAGAAGGTGGTGGTCGAGGTCAACGTCGTCATCGAGGGCGAGGCCGGACCCGACACCCTGGTCTCCCGCGAGGCCGACGCCATCGAGATCGAGGCCGAGGCGCTGTCGATTCCCGAGCAGCTGACCGTCAACATCGACGGCGCCGAGCCCGGCACCCAGTTCACCGCCGGGCAGATCACCCTGCCGCCGGGCGTCAACCTGATCTCCGACCCCGACATGCTGGTGGTCAACGTGGTGAACGCGCCGACGGCCGCCGAGCTCGAGGAAGAGGGTGCCGGCCAAGCCGCCGAGGCTCCCGAAGCCGAAGCTGCCGCGGAAGCAGAGGGCGGCTCGGAGGCTCAGGCCGAGGCCGCCTCGGACGAGTCCGAGTAACACGACATGGCCGATCCGCTGTTGGTGGTCGGCCTGGGCAACCCCGGCGAAAACTACGCCCGCACCCGGCACAACGTCGGGTTCATGGTTGCCGACCTGCTCGCCGCACGACTGGGGTCAAAGTTCAAGGCGCACAAGCGCTCCGGGGCCGAAGTCGTCACCGGTCGGCTAGCCGGACACGCGGTGGTGGTGGCCAAGCCCCGCTGCTACATGAACGAGTCCGGCCGGCAGGTGGGGCCGCTGGCCAAGTTCTACTCGGTGGACCCGGCGGACGTCATCGCCATTCACGACGACCTCGATCTCGAGTTCGGTCGCATCCGGCTCAAGCTCGGCGGCGGCGAAGGCGGTCACAACGGGCTGCGTTCGGTGGCTGCGGCGTTGGGTACCAAGGACTTTCAGCGGGTCCGCATCGGGATCGGCCGTCCACCCGGGCGAAAGGACCCGGCGGCCTTCGTGCTGGAGAACTTCGCCGCCGCCGAGCGCGCCGAAATCCCCACCATCTGCGAACAGGCCGCCGACGCCACCGAGTTGCTCATCCAAACGGGGCTAGAGCCCGCCCAGAACGTCGTCCACGCTTGGTAACCGTCGCCGATATGTCGACGGCGTCTCACCACAAAATGCGGTGAACGCGCGGGTGAACGCGCTCAGGCTGTCGAAGCCCACCGCCGTGGCGGTCTGCTGCACCGACTGACCCGGCGCCGCGAGCCGAGCCATCGCGCGCAGCATCCGCGCGTGCAAAAGGTATGTGCGCCAAGGCATGCCGATCGACTCGTCGAATTGGCGACGCAGCGTGCGCTCGGACACGGCGACGAAGCGGCTGACGTCGGTGACCGTCACCGAGTCCAGGTGCGCCTTGGTGTAGCTCATCGCGGCGGCCACAATCGGATTGGTCGACGTCGGAAGGCTCAGCGGCGCTTCATGATCGAGCGCCTCGAAGACCAGATGGCCGAGGGTCTGGAAGAAGCCGTCGGAGACCGGGTCGCTGTCGGCCCGGTCGATCGACCAGCGCAGCGCGTAGATCATCATCTGGCGGATCAGCGGCGAGACGGCCAGGATCCGCGCCCGGTTGTCGACCGGCGGAAGCAGCTCGGGATCGAACATCACCGCCACACTGCGGACGTCGGGGGTCATGGTGGCCTGATGTTCCAGCCCGACGGGAATCCAGGCCGCCTGCTGCGGCGGCAGCAGATAGTGCGCGGCCGCGGTCTCGACCTCGACAACCCCGCCGATCGCGTACTGGATCTGATGCAGATCGTGCGAGTGCCACCCGGTAACCAGCCGGTCGCCCTCGTAGAGGTAGCTGCCGGCGCGGGCGCGGCCACCGCGGCGCAACTCGACAAGGCTGGCCGATCCGGATAAAACTCTGGCCGTAGATGCGGAGACGGTCACGAGAGTCCAGGGTACAAGTGGAGCCATGAACACCGACGACCTGATCCTGGTGAGCATCGACGACCACGTCGTGGAGCCGCCCGACATGTTTCTGCGCCACGTGCCGGCCAAGTACAAGGACGAGGCGCCGATCGTCGTCACCGACGACAAGGGTGTCGACCAGTGGATGTATCAGGGCAGGCCGCAGGGCGTGAGCGGGTTGAATGCCGTGGTGTCGTGGCCCGCCGAGGAGTGGGGCCGCGACCCCGCCGGCTTCGCCGAGATGCGCCCCGGCGTCTACGACATCCACGAACGCGTCCGCGACATGAACCGCAACGGCATCCTGGCGTCGATGTGCTTCCCGACCTTCACCGGTTTCTCCGCCCGGCACCTCAACATGACGCGCGAAGACGTCACCCTGGTGATGGTGTCGGCGTACAACGACTGGCACATCGACGAGTGGGCGGGGTCCTATCCCGACCGGTTCATCCCGATCGCCATTCTGCCGACGTGGACTCCCGACGGCATGTGCGCCGAGATCCGCCGGGTCGCGGCCAAGGGCTGCCGGGCGGTCACCATGCCGGAACTGCCGCACCTGGAAGGGCTTCCGAGCTATCACGACGAGGAGTACTGGGGCCCGGTGTTTCGCACGCTGTCCGAGTGCAACGTGGTGATGTGTCTGCACATCGGCACCGGTTTCGGGGCGATCAGCATGGCGCCCAACGCGCCGATCGACAACATGATCATCCTGGCCACCCAGGTGTCGGCGATGTGTGCGCAGGATCTGCTGTGGGGCCCGGCGATGCGCAACTACCCCGACCTGAGGTTCGCGTTCTCCGAGGGCGGCATCGGTTGGATCCCGTTCTACCTGGATCGCAGCGACCGGCACTACACCAACCAGAAGTGGCTGCGCCGCGACTTCGGCTCTCAACTGCCGTCCGAGGTGTTCCGCGAGCACTCCCTGGCCTGCTACGTCACCGACAAGACGTCACTGAAGCTGCGCCACGAGATCGGCATCGACATCATCGCCTGGGAGTGCGACTACCCGCACTCCGACTGCTTCTGGCCCGATGCCCCCGAGCAGGTGCTCGCCGAACTGACCGCCGCCGGCGCCGACGACACCGACATCAACAAGATCACCTGGCAGAACGCCTGCAACTTCTTCAGCTGGGACCCGTTCGCCCGCACACCCCGCGAGCAGGCCACGGTTAAAGCGTTGCGCGCCAAGGGATCCGACGTCGACGTGTCGATCCGCCCGCGCAAGGAGTGGGCGCGGCTCTACGAGCAAAAGCAGCTGGCAGGCCTGAAAACTACGTAACCAACGTCACCGAGTTCGCCCGGCGCAGCTTGCCCGACGGCGTCTTCGGGATGGTGCCCGGCCCGAGCACCACGACGTTGCGGGGCCGCACGTCGACCTCCTTGAGCACCTCGTGGGCCACCTGGTGCTCGATGCGCCGCACCGCGGCGGGGTCCTCGAACGCGTTGGACTCGACGGCGACGGCGAAGGTCTCGCGCGAATGTCCGGCGTCGAGGCGCACCGCCACCGCGCAACCCGGGCGGACGCCGTCGACGCGGCCCGCCGCCCGCTCGATGTCGGTCGGGTAGATGTTGCGGCCGGCCATGATGATCACGTCCTTGACGCGGCCGCACACCACCACGTGACCCTCGTCGGTGAGGTAGCCGAGGTCGCCGGTGTCATACCAGCCGTGCTCGTCCTGGGCCGGGATGAAGCCGCCCATGGTGAGGTAGCCGGGCGTCAGCGACTCGCCGCGCAGCTCGATGACCCCGACGCCGCGCGGGGGCATCACGTTGCCCTGCTCGTCGATGACGCGCGCCTCGAGGTCCTTGAGCAGGGGCCCCAGCGTGGCCAGCCGGCGGGTGTTGCCCTTGGTGGCGGGCACTGCCCGGCGCAGGGCGGCCAGCAGGTCGGCGTCGACCTCGTCGACGACCAGCCCCGCGTTGCATTCCGAGAACGACACGGCCAGCGTGGTCTCGGCCATGCCGTAGGCCGGCAGGATCGCCGAGGACCGCAAGCCGAACGGCCGGCCCGCGTCCAGCAGATCCTCCACGTCGGCGGGTTCGACGGGCTCGGCGCCGGACAGCGCGAAACGCAGCGTGGACAGGTCGAAGTCGCCGGGCTTGGCGTTGCGGCGTAACCGCTTGGCCAGCAGCGCGTAGGCGAAGTTGGGCGCCGCGGTCATGGTGCCCTGGTATTTGTCGATGAGCTTGGCCCACAGCAGGGTGTCACGCAGGAAGTCCATCGGCGTGACCTTGACCAGCTCGGCGCCGAAGTACATCGGGATCGTCAGGAAGCCGACCATGCCCATGTCGTGGAAGCAGGGCAGCCAGCTGACCATGACGTCCTTGTGAATGTCGTACTGGGCGCCGATGAACATCGCCTCGGCGTTGGAGTAGATGTTGCGGTGGGTGATCTGGACGGCCTTGGGCGAGCCGGTGGACCCGGACGTCAGCTGCATCAGCGCCAGGTCGTCCTCGCCGACCTCGATGGGGTCGATCGGCTCCGACGCCAGCAGGTCGGCAACGGTCAGGACGGTGATGCCCTTCTCCTGCAGGACCGGGATGGCCACCAGGAAGGGCTCGGAGACGATCACCGCCTTGGCCTCGATCATGCCGATGACGTTCATGGTGTCCTCGGCCCACACGACCAGGTCGGTGCGCGGGGTGGGCTGGTGCAGCATGGTCAGGCTGGCGCCGCGCATCCACAGCCCCTGGGCCGTCGGGGCGATCTCCACCGGGAAACCGGCCAGGACGCCGATGGCGTCGCCGAGGCCGATGCCCGCGGCGGCCAGGCCACCGGCGATGCGCCGGGCGCGCTCGTGCACCTCGCCCCAGGTGTGGCGGACGGGTTCGTGGGGTTCACCAGTGACCATGCCCGTCGTCGCGATCCGGGCATTATGGAACATCTTCTCGGTAAACCTGCTCACAAAACCTCCTCGGTTGCGGCGCTTACCCCAAGAGCCCGGGATTTCATGTTCCGCCCGCCGGGCCTGACTTCGCAGCAGGCGCGCGAGCACAGTTGAGCTGCAATTAGGTCTCGGTAACGCCTACATGACCGACGAAGCGGCCGTCCACCGGGGCGCCCGGTGGACGGTGATATCGCATGGCCTTGCTCACAGGTACTCGTCACCGCCGAACATCTTAAGCTCCTCTTAAGTAACTGTCCAAACTCTCACGCCGAGTTTGAGGGACATGTCACTTTGGTCGCCCAAGGCCCTCAGGCCTCCGT is from Mycobacterium conspicuum and encodes:
- the arsC gene encoding arsenate reductase (glutaredoxin) (This arsenate reductase requires both glutathione and glutaredoxin to convert arsenate to arsenite, after which the efflux transporter formed by ArsA and ArsB can extrude the arsenite from the cell, providing resistance.) — its product is MSAGATIYHNPKCSTSRKTLDLLRDNGIEPTVVQYLKTPPSRDELVRMIADAGIDVRTAVRKREPLYAELGLDDATDDQLLDAMAENPILIERPFVVTAKGTRLARPIDAVREIL
- a CDS encoding LpqN/LpqT family lipoprotein; amino-acid sequence: MRAAVFGAAAAVLVVSACAPKPPDFQSVLPTTASGATTTTAKPVPFAKYLEGIGVSGVPVAPNTLTDLTVSMPTPPGWKPYSNPKLPKTTEVISKGSRYPAAMLEVFALRGADFNAADAIQHANADAQLVSNFTQLDASTADFNGFPSSMLQGSYDQDDMRMHSYNRIVIATGSPPGKQRYLVQLTITSLAKEAVAQSSDIEAIIRGFTVAAK
- a CDS encoding helix-turn-helix transcriptional regulator, whose amino-acid sequence is MLATMSQSAELPALNWSELGLSELLPTGTVTLLLADVEGSTRLWETQPETMTAALALLNRTVAEVVTAHDGVRPLEQGEGDSFVAAFARASDAVACALTLQRAPLTPIRLRIGIHTGEIQLRDESNYAGPTINRAARLRDLAHGGQTVLSGAAEAMVADHLPDGAWLADLGTHALRDLPRPERVLQLCHSDIRNDFPPLRTTNDAGNGHLPIQLTNFVGRASQIVDVRQLLKENRLVTLTGAGGVGKTRLAVQVAAGVATEFTGGVWFIDLAPVTNPLVVPVVLARTLGLADQPGRSTMETVCRFVRDLKMLLILDNCEHLLDACADLVVALLDAGHDVTILATSREPIGVVGELTWRVPSLSVDDEAVALFIDRARRTRPDFALKADNSSVIAEICRRLDGMPLAIELAAARTRTLSLTQMVDGLHHSFRLLAGGARTAVRRQQTLRASIDWSHGMLTDPERILFRRLAVFMGGFDLDAAHAVGADADVEHFQLIDLLGLLVDKSLVVAEEIQNVMRYRMLETVRQYGLEKLAESGEAEAVRTRHRDHYTGVATELAARIRGDGTPLVPWAELEMDNLRAAHAWSCDAGDFDPALRLVSSLQRLWVTRGRFREGVAGFDAVFSDDRYRDVDVATDVWVRAVADAELLAVWFSTPNNLPRAQEALGAARQRDDQRLVVHILLTCAVLAMNYAELAEPYFAEAAELARAADDLAALYHLRAYQCFVGNVVGDPIAAQAAGEEGRALANELGDSFMSRYSRVFLGGALVLQGKLAEALRVSRELVEEARAAQDLPMETFGLMTLAQALTFTGDATAGRAAAQAALENGAAMGGFHEDTAYLALAIAELASGNITAAKQACDAAWGCTSPLKELFVRSFVPMAEATMGCGDLVTARRWADDTVAAVPGSHQVTALTARAGVAVAQGESQQAERDLHDALEIADRTGGYLHLPDALERLAALVADSNPEHAARLFGAAEGMRQRHGEIRFKAFQASYDSALSKVREALEQHDFDGAWSEGNALSTGEAISYAQRGRGTRGRPASGWESLTPTELDVVRLVREGLSNKDIGARLFISPRTVQTHLTHVYAKLGVTSRVQLVQEAGRR
- a CDS encoding cytochrome P450; the encoded protein is MTINTVLAPSVFDAGLPTFRYDHLTDPDEALRVIADTRAQSPIAIGPYGPEVLTYELVRTVLRDDRFVTADGLGLDVQGVTSGPLWDRAVSNILSLDGAAHHRLRRLVSKAFARRGAERMRTLAADIVNGLVDAVAATGRCDVVTDIARQYPTPVICALLGAPPRDWQQISEWVDDIKKLFELNIAEDGAAILAAWDQLDAYLEELIDRRRASLTDDLISDLIRCEEAGDRLTHDELLMLTATLLGAGTDTTRNQLAAAVQVLCAHPDQWDLVALKPELAPDAVHELMRYRPIIFGTLRRAAEDVELAGVRIPAGTLVAANTASANRDPAVYDDPERLDITRQDPPAILNFGGGVHYCLGAHLARLELTEALRVITARMPKPRQTGPSPWKGMAGITGPLSVPLEFDPGH
- a CDS encoding 50S ribosomal protein L25/general stress protein Ctc, which encodes MAKSAVNQLTVSVRAQTGKGASRRARREGKIPAVLYGHGADPQHLELPGHDYAAVLRHSGTNAVLTLDIAGKEQLALTKSLDIHPVRRNIVHADLVVVRRGEKVVVEVNVVIEGEAGPDTLVSREADAIEIEAEALSIPEQLTVNIDGAEPGTQFTAGQITLPPGVNLISDPDMLVVNVVNAPTAAELEEEGAGQAAEAPEAEAAAEAEGGSEAQAEAASDESE
- the pth gene encoding aminoacyl-tRNA hydrolase encodes the protein MADPLLVVGLGNPGENYARTRHNVGFMVADLLAARLGSKFKAHKRSGAEVVTGRLAGHAVVVAKPRCYMNESGRQVGPLAKFYSVDPADVIAIHDDLDLEFGRIRLKLGGGEGGHNGLRSVAAALGTKDFQRVRIGIGRPPGRKDPAAFVLENFAAAERAEIPTICEQAADATELLIQTGLEPAQNVVHAW
- a CDS encoding AraC family transcriptional regulator, encoding MTVSASTARVLSGSASLVELRRGGRARAGSYLYEGDRLVTGWHSHDLHQIQYAIGGVVEVETAAAHYLLPPQQAAWIPVGLEHQATMTPDVRSVAVMFDPELLPPVDNRARILAVSPLIRQMMIYALRWSIDRADSDPVSDGFFQTLGHLVFEALDHEAPLSLPTSTNPIVAAAMSYTKAHLDSVTVTDVSRFVAVSERTLRRQFDESIGMPWRTYLLHARMLRAMARLAAPGQSVQQTATAVGFDSLSAFTRAFTAFCGETPSTYRRRLPSVDDVLGGL
- a CDS encoding amidohydrolase family protein, whose protein sequence is MNTDDLILVSIDDHVVEPPDMFLRHVPAKYKDEAPIVVTDDKGVDQWMYQGRPQGVSGLNAVVSWPAEEWGRDPAGFAEMRPGVYDIHERVRDMNRNGILASMCFPTFTGFSARHLNMTREDVTLVMVSAYNDWHIDEWAGSYPDRFIPIAILPTWTPDGMCAEIRRVAAKGCRAVTMPELPHLEGLPSYHDEEYWGPVFRTLSECNVVMCLHIGTGFGAISMAPNAPIDNMIILATQVSAMCAQDLLWGPAMRNYPDLRFAFSEGGIGWIPFYLDRSDRHYTNQKWLRRDFGSQLPSEVFREHSLACYVTDKTSLKLRHEIGIDIIAWECDYPHSDCFWPDAPEQVLAELTAAGADDTDINKITWQNACNFFSWDPFARTPREQATVKALRAKGSDVDVSIRPRKEWARLYEQKQLAGLKTT
- a CDS encoding fatty acyl-AMP ligase, which encodes MSRFTEKMFHNARIATTGMVTGEPHEPVRHTWGEVHERARRIAGGLAAAGIGLGDAIGVLAGFPVEIAPTAQGLWMRGASLTMLHQPTPRTDLVVWAEDTMNVIGMIEAKAVIVSEPFLVAIPVLQEKGITVLTVADLLASEPIDPIEVGEDDLALMQLTSGSTGSPKAVQITHRNIYSNAEAMFIGAQYDIHKDVMVSWLPCFHDMGMVGFLTIPMYFGAELVKVTPMDFLRDTLLWAKLIDKYQGTMTAAPNFAYALLAKRLRRNAKPGDFDLSTLRFALSGAEPVEPADVEDLLDAGRPFGLRSSAILPAYGMAETTLAVSFSECNAGLVVDEVDADLLAALRRAVPATKGNTRRLATLGPLLKDLEARVIDEQGNVMPPRGVGVIELRGESLTPGYLTMGGFIPAQDEHGWYDTGDLGYLTDEGHVVVCGRVKDVIIMAGRNIYPTDIERAAGRVDGVRPGCAVAVRLDAGHSRETFAVAVESNAFEDPAAVRRIEHQVAHEVLKEVDVRPRNVVVLGPGTIPKTPSGKLRRANSVTLVT